The Eriocheir sinensis breed Jianghai 21 chromosome 54, ASM2467909v1, whole genome shotgun sequence genome includes a region encoding these proteins:
- the LOC126983513 gene encoding LOW QUALITY PROTEIN: myeloid leukemia factor 2-like (The sequence of the model RefSeq protein was modified relative to this genomic sequence to represent the inferred CDS: inserted 2 bases in 1 codon) translates to MSLFGALMAGLDDDPFFGGHRSIMRQMDQMMNTMMRDPFENDPFFGRGGGGGGGGGGLQAITAGPTXLAPGAARTAPNSPPSRAVASPFGALGIPSIGNMMSSLDQMAQTGNCHMYSSSSVMTMTTGPDGRPQVYQATSSTTGVPGGVKETRRTISDSRTGTRKMAIGHHIGERSHIIERESNRGNDVEERQEFINLDEEEAPQFDREFRQRTQHQGMGRPGSLEYRRSRHSSPPASYNPRARHSTPPASYTPRVPAITASATPSSRYRSRSRPLLSITAGPREEWARRRDREERGHRSYRRYQPTM, encoded by the exons ATGTCGCTCTTCGGCGCCCTCATGGCGGGCCTCGACGACGACCCCTTCTTCGG gGGTCACCGCAGCATCATGCGCCAGATGGACCAGATGATGAACACCATGATGCGTGACCCCTTCGAGAACGACCCCTTCttcggcaggggcggcggtggcggcggcggcggcggggggctgcAGGCCATCACGGCAGGACCCAC GCTGGCCCCTGGCGCCGCCCGCACCGCTCCCAACTCCCCCCCATCCAGGGCAGTGGCCAGCCCCTTCGGCGCCCTCGGCATCCCCTCCATCGGCAACATGATGTCCTCGCTG GACCAGATGGCTCAGACCGGGAACTGCCACATGTACAGCAGCTCCTCCGTGATGACCATGACCACCGGACCCGACGGCAGGCCTCAG gtGTACCAGGCCACCTCCTCGACAACTGGGGTGCCGGGTGGCGTGAAGGAGACGCGGCGCACCATTAGTGACTCAAGGACAGGTACGCGCAAGATGGCCATCGGACATCACATCGGCGAGCGCTCCCACATCATCGAGCGCGAGTCAAACCGCGGCAACGATGTGGAGGAGCGCCAGGAGTTTATTAACCTGGACgaag AGGAGGCCCCGCAGTTCGATCGTGAGTTCCGCCAGCGAACGCAGCACCAGGGGATGGGACGCCCGGGCTCGCTGGAGTACCGCCGCTCCCGccactcctccccccctgcctccTACAACCCCCGCGCCCGTCACAGCACCCCCCCGGCCTCCTACACCCCCCGCGTGCCCGCCATTACCGCCTCCGCCACACCCTCCTCACG ATACAGGAGCCGATCCAGACCTTTGCTCTCCATCACTGCAGGTCCCAG GGAGGAGTGGGcaaggaggagagacagggaggagcgCGGGCACAGGTCTTACCGTCGTTACCAACCCACCATGTAA